A stretch of Telopea speciosissima isolate NSW1024214 ecotype Mountain lineage chromosome 11, Tspe_v1, whole genome shotgun sequence DNA encodes these proteins:
- the LOC122645104 gene encoding uncharacterized protein LOC122645104, whose protein sequence is MAAVTFSINNNMVTIEILTGSNFKKWKEDIMLAIEMTDEKSNRICTLSIKRSFQDHLKSDLPDQCTARELLDAISKRYKVSSNAEIETLLQGLFNMEYYGSGSVRNNIIRMVDYQTKLKALNIPLLDALIVHQALNTLPFEFGIIQTNYIS, encoded by the exons ATGGCCGCTG TCACGTTTTCTATCAACAATAACATGGTtactattgagattcttactgggtcaaactttaagaagtggaaagaagaCATTATGTTAGCCATAGAAATGACAGAT GAAAAGAGTAATCGTATTTGTACACTTTCCATAAAGAGGTCATTCCAGGATCATCTGAAAAGTGATCTACCTGACCAATGTACTGCCAGAGAATTGTTagatgcaatttccaagagatataaagtttcatcgaatgctgagattgaGACACTTTTGCAAGgattatttaatatggaatactATGGTTCTGGGAGTGTTAGGAATAAtattattaggatggttgattaccaGACCAAActcaaagccttgaatattCCTCTCCTTGATGCCCTGATTGTTCATCAAGCCCTTAATACCCTACCTTTTGAATTTGGTATCATTCAAACCAACTACATTTCTTAG